One window from the genome of Candidatus Tanganyikabacteria bacterium encodes:
- a CDS encoding aldehyde dehydrogenase family protein, giving the protein MVTDAQSRVITVRSPATGESLGEVAITSAAGVKAAVDRARAAQAAWGDLPVRERCRRIKAFRKAVLREAENLTAHLARENGKPRLEALLHDILPLTLTLGYFGRRAPQILRPRRIDSFILKNRASYLHYRPRGVIGIIAPWNFPLFLSLADAVMALIAGNAVVVKPSEVTPLITLRAKELWDGAGLPPDLLQVVPGGAETGKALIEAGPDHIVFTGSVASGRKVAVACAERSISCSLELGGKAAAIVRHDADLEQTARALVWGAFANSGQCCASVERVYAARSLYTPLVRRITELTRSLRQGDPSAGPCDVGSLTFPRQLDVAREQVADAIAGGATLETGGERIGEKGMYFAPTVLSGVRQEMRVMREETFGPILPIMPVDSDAEALKLANDSHLGLGGYVFGRDIPEALRVAEHIDAGSVMINDVIFHAGLPEMPWGGVKQSGIGRVHSETGLLEMVNVHHVNYPRFGLPITPWWYPYQEVVYQAFLKGLRLLFG; this is encoded by the coding sequence ATGGTCACCGACGCGCAATCTCGAGTCATCACCGTCCGGAGCCCCGCGACCGGGGAATCGCTAGGCGAGGTCGCCATCACCTCGGCGGCGGGCGTCAAGGCGGCCGTCGACCGCGCCCGGGCGGCGCAGGCCGCGTGGGGCGACCTGCCGGTGCGCGAACGCTGCCGCCGCATCAAGGCGTTCCGCAAGGCGGTGCTGCGCGAGGCCGAGAATCTCACGGCGCACCTGGCGCGGGAGAACGGCAAGCCCAGGCTGGAGGCCCTCCTCCACGACATCCTGCCCCTCACGCTCACCCTCGGCTACTTCGGCCGGCGGGCCCCCCAGATCCTGCGGCCGCGCCGGATCGACTCGTTCATCCTCAAAAATCGCGCCAGCTACCTGCACTACCGCCCCAGGGGCGTCATCGGCATCATCGCGCCGTGGAACTTCCCGCTCTTCCTTTCGCTGGCGGACGCCGTCATGGCGCTGATAGCCGGCAACGCGGTCGTGGTCAAGCCCTCCGAGGTTACGCCGCTCATCACGCTCCGCGCCAAGGAACTCTGGGACGGTGCGGGCTTGCCGCCGGATCTGCTGCAGGTGGTACCAGGCGGCGCCGAGACCGGCAAAGCGCTCATCGAGGCGGGTCCCGACCACATCGTCTTCACGGGGTCGGTCGCGTCGGGGCGCAAGGTGGCGGTGGCCTGCGCCGAGCGTTCGATCTCCTGCAGCCTCGAACTCGGAGGAAAGGCCGCCGCCATCGTGCGTCACGACGCCGACCTCGAGCAGACCGCCCGCGCGCTGGTGTGGGGCGCCTTCGCCAATTCCGGACAATGCTGCGCGTCGGTGGAGCGGGTGTATGCCGCGCGGAGCCTCTACACGCCCCTGGTCCGCCGCATCACCGAACTCACGCGCTCGCTCCGCCAGGGCGACCCGTCCGCCGGGCCGTGCGACGTGGGTTCCCTGACGTTCCCGCGGCAACTGGACGTGGCCCGCGAGCAAGTGGCCGACGCGATCGCCGGCGGGGCGACGCTGGAAACCGGCGGCGAACGCATCGGGGAGAAGGGCATGTACTTCGCGCCCACGGTGCTTTCCGGCGTGCGCCAGGAGATGCGCGTGATGCGCGAGGAGACCTTCGGCCCGATCCTGCCGATCATGCCCGTGGACTCCGACGCGGAGGCGCTGAAACTGGCAAACGACAGCCATCTGGGACTGGGCGGCTACGTCTTCGGCCGCGACATCCCCGAGGCGTTGCGGGTCGCGGAGCACATCGACGCCGGCAGCGTGATGATCAACGACGTCATCTTCCATGCCGGCCTGCCGGAGATGCCCTGGGGCGGGGTGAAACAGTCGGGCATCGGGCGCGTCCACTCGGAAACAGGCCTGCTGGAAATGGTCAACGTCCACCACGTCAACTACCCGCGTTTCGGACTCCCGATCACGCCGTGGTGGTATCCG